A window from Bufo bufo chromosome 1, aBufBuf1.1, whole genome shotgun sequence encodes these proteins:
- the PEX11A gene encoding peroxisomal membrane protein 11A, giving the protein MESFVKFTNQSQGRDRLFRATQYACMLLSYVLENKAGREKVVMKLKRVESNMSSGRKLFRLGNVVHAIEASKASIQLPDAVLCYCLTAANLNRLLYFTCDTVLWVRSVDLVSDINKEKWRHRASLCYLYSLLFQLARDLYELINCMEKEKTYRRKGANCENGRALNSSNTLLKSLENYFFILGLSLKNHPPLLLDTIKNVCDLISPLDHLGVYKTNPGFIGICGLVSSIVGIMTAANPQLKLKN; this is encoded by the exons ATGGAGTCATTTGTGAAGTTCACAAACCAGAGTCAAGGAAGAGATCGACTTTTCAG AGCTACTCAGTATGCATGCATGTTGCTTAGTTATGTTTTAGAAAATAAGGCTGGCAGAGAGAAAGTGGTAATGAAGCTCAAACGAGTGGAGTCTAACATGAGTTCTGGCCGTAAAT TATTTCGGCTGGGTAATGTGGTTCATGCTATCGAAGCTTCAAAAGCCTCTATCCAACTGCCCGATGCCGTTCTGTGCTACTGCTTAACTGCGGCCAATTTAAACCGCCTTCTGTATTTCACTTGTGACACTGTCCTATGGGTGAGAAGTGTGGATCTAGTTTCTGACATCAACAAGGAGAAGTGGCGACATCGTGCCAGCCTATGTTATCTCTACTCGCTTCTCTTTCAACTGGCCAGGGATTTGTATGAGTTAATAAACTGCATGGAGAAAGAGAAGACATATAGACGAAAAGGGGCCAATTGTGAGAATGGTCGCGCTCTGAATTCAAGCAATACATTACTGAAAAGCTTAGAGAACTACTTCTTTATACTAGGATTAAGTTTAAAGAACCACCCACCCCTCTtattagacaccataaaaaatgtgTGTGATCTTATTAGTCCTCTTGATCACTTAGGAGTTTACAAAACCAATCCTGGATTCATTGGAATTTGTGGTCTGGTATCTTCCATTGTGGGCATTATGACTGCAGCCAATCCACAGTTAAAGTTAAAAAACTGA